The following proteins are encoded in a genomic region of Mycoplasma sp. NEAQ87857:
- a CDS encoding DUF262 domain-containing protein → MNKLDFSEVDYWNIATNTFIFIKEGLYNWIDPNGTVTNIDSIIKNKNTEIKVIDIENIYANGQKLFNNNRRKSNWKTQVYRVYEYLGVFKTDYLTQKHYFTNEFRELWNQISLKTYDESMRYINDFLFKNVISGANDTFIKFMVHKTIQNSKFYASVFISMIMELSEQDNNPYIQDFVKTIQQDNKFKNIKDFKDIIKANKEGWKEMCVHLLKDNKVQKTNKITELLKYMYKENYIEIEIDSKDEKPQVKESFNDFILITKSDISTYSLKNYQSNIESESGIKTIKNYLMELNNNGYVNIPIFQRNYVWDEEIVEILLSDIDDKVSKNDVEEHFLGNVVISNSNKKMKNCQNIIDGQQRTTTIIIILYVVYKFFIKYNFDVPQDLYNWFKVEETYNGIKTPNILSKYNNLDDSMSYKHFREMLMDNWSDELKKDVKKIKYKSISPQFIIYRNMKSIFNFLNDKLSSLDDEQKLNYLNNFTFKFLNWFIINVSILVTKNDYEYYQKMNLLSKPLNDVELIKSLVYGKASSLTGKDKDKLIKELDQYLLSQFLKTNNDTVEDIFNVVIKSVALYELGEKEFLKIDNSGSKNRISSTYKYFEKLLDFKINEFQDIKKAIKWIIIEVNRCCFVSGCKNTIWQQQDTRINEANFTFLERIKVHLDLITNYGEIKVFSPLIFSLCKRFDLFSDERCPNQNLTQFWNMLFEIERFGFFWKHYWFKGQSLTKVMNGFAQDIKDKEINDDMTLRDKLIGSITGSNILFNKSKDEQINTLKETLLESDVKGWSNKIRLNFLLRIEWFLMNQGKSLKWNNEVPNENLGIYQDYFKKQISYEHMFAKKSNKNNVSSQYIESIGNGIPAIFETNVKMGKDPFTKKKEKYYTPNNFSRYFTYKGLDEYKDQKDEYQDTSTNINQWQDIDDKKIKCRRDALINILIKMYLD, encoded by the coding sequence ATGAATAAATTAGATTTTAGTGAAGTGGATTATTGAAACATAGCTACTAATACCTTTATTTTCATTAAAGAAGGTCTTTATAACTGAATTGATCCTAACGGTACTGTCACAAATATTGATTCCATTATTAAAAACAAAAATACTGAAATTAAAGTTATTGATATTGAAAATATTTATGCTAATGGGCAAAAATTATTTAATAATAATCGAAGAAAAAGTAACTGAAAAACTCAAGTTTATAGAGTTTATGAGTACTTAGGAGTTTTTAAAACTGATTATTTAACTCAAAAACACTATTTTACTAATGAATTTAGGGAACTTTGAAATCAAATTTCATTAAAAACTTATGATGAAAGTATGCGATATATTAATGATTTTTTGTTTAAAAATGTAATTAGTGGAGCAAATGATACATTTATAAAGTTTATGGTTCATAAAACTATTCAAAATTCAAAGTTTTATGCTAGCGTTTTTATCAGTATGATAATGGAGTTAAGTGAGCAAGATAATAATCCATATATTCAAGATTTTGTTAAGACAATTCAACAAGATAACAAATTTAAAAATATCAAGGATTTTAAAGATATCATTAAAGCTAATAAAGAAGGTTGAAAAGAAATGTGTGTTCATCTTTTAAAAGATAATAAAGTTCAAAAAACAAATAAAATTACTGAATTATTAAAATATATGTATAAAGAGAATTATATTGAAATAGAAATAGATTCTAAAGATGAAAAACCTCAAGTTAAAGAGAGTTTTAATGATTTTATTTTAATAACTAAAAGTGATATTTCTACTTACTCTTTGAAAAATTACCAAAGTAATATTGAATCAGAATCAGGAATTAAAACAATTAAAAACTATTTAATGGAACTTAACAATAATGGTTATGTAAATATTCCTATTTTTCAAAGAAATTATGTATGAGATGAAGAAATTGTAGAAATTTTATTAAGTGATATTGATGATAAAGTATCTAAAAATGATGTAGAAGAACATTTTTTAGGGAATGTCGTAATTTCTAATTCTAATAAAAAGATGAAAAACTGTCAAAATATCATTGATGGACAGCAAAGAACTACCACAATTATAATAATTTTATATGTAGTATACAAGTTCTTTATTAAATACAACTTTGATGTTCCACAAGATTTATACAATTGATTTAAGGTTGAAGAAACTTATAATGGTATAAAAACTCCTAATATTTTATCTAAATATAATAATTTAGATGATTCAATGTCTTACAAACATTTTAGAGAAATGTTAATGGATAATTGAAGTGATGAACTTAAAAAAGATGTGAAAAAAATTAAGTATAAAAGCATTAGTCCACAATTTATAATTTATAGAAATATGAAATCTATTTTTAATTTCTTAAACGATAAATTAAGTTCACTTGATGATGAACAAAAACTTAATTATTTAAATAACTTCACTTTTAAATTTTTAAACTGATTTATCATTAATGTTTCGATATTGGTTACTAAAAATGATTATGAATATTATCAAAAAATGAACCTATTAAGTAAACCTTTAAATGATGTGGAATTAATTAAATCCTTAGTTTATGGAAAAGCTTCATCATTAACCGGAAAAGATAAAGATAAGTTAATTAAAGAGCTGGATCAATATTTGTTAAGTCAGTTCTTAAAAACAAATAATGATACTGTTGAAGATATATTTAATGTTGTGATTAAATCGGTAGCTTTATACGAGCTTGGAGAAAAAGAATTTCTTAAAATTGATAATAGTGGATCAAAAAATAGAATCAGTAGCACTTATAAATATTTTGAAAAACTTTTAGATTTTAAAATTAATGAATTTCAAGATATTAAAAAAGCAATCAAATGAATTATTATTGAAGTTAATAGATGTTGTTTTGTATCAGGTTGCAAAAACACCATTTGACAACAACAAGATACAAGAATCAATGAAGCTAATTTTACTTTCTTGGAAAGAATCAAAGTGCATTTAGATTTAATTACAAATTATGGAGAAATTAAAGTTTTCTCACCTTTGATTTTTAGTTTATGTAAGAGATTTGATTTATTTAGTGATGAAAGATGTCCAAATCAAAATTTAACCCAATTTTGAAATATGTTATTTGAAATTGAAAGATTTGGTTTCTTTTGAAAGCACTATTGATTCAAAGGACAATCACTAACCAAGGTAATGAATGGTTTTGCACAAGATATTAAAGATAAAGAAATTAATGATGATATGACACTAAGAGATAAATTAATAGGATCAATCACAGGTTCAAACATCTTATTCAACAAGAGTAAAGATGAGCAAATTAATACACTAAAAGAAACATTACTTGAAAGTGATGTAAAAGGTTGAAGCAATAAAATTAGACTAAACTTTTTACTAAGAATAGAGTGATTTTTAATGAATCAAGGTAAATCATTAAAATGAAATAACGAAGTACCTAATGAAAATTTAGGTATATATCAAGATTATTTCAAAAAACAAATTTCATATGAACATATGTTTGCTAAGAAATCAAACAAAAATAATGTAAGTAGTCAATATATTGAATCCATTGGTAATGGAATTCCTGCTATTTTTGAAACAAATGTTAAAATGGGAAAAGATCCTTTTACTAAAAAGAAAGAAAAGTATTATACCCCAAACAATTTCTCTCGTTATTTCACTTATAAAGGATTAGATGAATACAAAGACCAAAAAGATGAATATCAAGATACCTCAACCAATATAAATCAATGACAAGATATTGATGATAAGAAGATCAAATGTCGTAGAGATGCTTTAATTAACATCTTAATTAAGATGTACTTAGATTAA
- a CDS encoding M13 family metallopeptidase, which yields MSKINLKDDYYAYVNQKWLSEAKVPADRSSISAFDEMDLNLEKLLKNLTKDWATGAKELPSDILIQQYVKFYQMILDQDKRKELGWTPARKDLEFLENLTSFEEIKNNYKEMDLKYTSLPLAYGVAEDFIDNTKKILWLYEFKTILPSKETYANEQEKTKLLQAWSNMMMDLLVDYGKSKEEAQRLIDLAIEFDNLYKDFVLSSVEAADYVARYNLFTKEQLANKSKQFDLVELGEKLVDNKVESIAIYNPRLVDNLDQIFNENTFESYKAFLFINNLHHVAQYLTEELRIKAVEFRNFVYSVDKYRSLEDYAYDLASKYFKMPVGMYYANEYFGEKAKLDVEQMVQKMIGIYEDRLTNNDWLSKETIQKAKLKLSKLGIMVGFPEEINSYYKDFIVQDYDQGGSVYSNVKYFNKLMTIDALSKYLQKTNPKLWSMSPATINAYFHPFHNHIVFPAAILSAPFYDINQSKSANYGGIGAVIAHEISHAFDNNGSQFDENGSLNNWWTDQDRTNFEQKVQAVVELFDQRETWVGPVNGKLTVSENIADIGGFLCALEAAQLEEDFNAKEFFDSWVTIWRAIYKEGAAKRLLENDVHAPAKERGNVQLMNCDLFNEYFDLQPEDQMYLAPEKRIKIW from the coding sequence ATGTCAAAAATTAACTTAAAAGACGATTATTATGCTTATGTTAATCAAAAATGATTATCAGAAGCAAAAGTTCCAGCAGATCGTTCATCAATTTCAGCATTTGATGAAATGGATTTAAATTTAGAAAAGTTATTAAAAAACTTAACAAAAGATTGAGCTACTGGAGCTAAAGAACTTCCGAGTGACATTTTAATACAACAATATGTTAAGTTTTATCAAATGATTTTAGATCAAGATAAAAGAAAAGAATTAGGTTGAACTCCTGCAAGAAAAGATTTAGAATTTCTTGAAAACTTAACATCATTTGAAGAAATTAAAAACAATTACAAAGAAATGGATCTAAAATATACTTCATTACCTTTAGCTTATGGAGTAGCAGAAGATTTTATTGATAATACTAAAAAAATCTTATGATTATATGAGTTTAAAACAATTTTACCTTCAAAAGAAACTTATGCTAATGAGCAAGAAAAAACAAAATTACTTCAAGCATGATCAAATATGATGATGGATTTATTAGTCGATTATGGTAAAAGTAAAGAAGAAGCTCAAAGATTAATTGATTTAGCAATTGAATTTGATAATTTATATAAAGATTTTGTTTTAAGTTCAGTAGAAGCAGCTGATTATGTAGCTAGATATAATTTATTTACCAAAGAACAATTAGCTAACAAATCAAAACAATTTGATTTAGTGGAATTAGGTGAAAAATTAGTAGATAATAAAGTCGAAAGTATAGCAATTTATAATCCTAGATTAGTAGATAACTTAGATCAAATATTTAACGAAAATACTTTTGAATCATATAAAGCATTTTTATTTATTAACAATTTACATCATGTAGCTCAATATCTTACAGAAGAATTAAGAATTAAAGCCGTAGAATTTAGAAATTTTGTTTATTCAGTAGATAAATACCGTTCATTAGAAGATTATGCTTATGATTTAGCTTCAAAATATTTTAAAATGCCTGTAGGTATGTATTATGCTAATGAATATTTTGGAGAAAAAGCTAAATTAGATGTTGAACAAATGGTGCAAAAAATGATTGGGATCTATGAAGATCGTTTAACTAATAACGATTGATTATCAAAAGAAACAATCCAAAAAGCAAAATTAAAACTTTCTAAATTAGGCATTATGGTAGGTTTTCCTGAAGAGATTAATTCATACTATAAAGATTTTATTGTTCAAGATTATGACCAAGGTGGTAGTGTTTATAGTAATGTTAAATACTTTAATAAATTAATGACAATTGATGCATTAAGTAAATACTTACAAAAAACTAATCCTAAATTATGATCAATGTCTCCAGCAACTATTAATGCTTATTTCCATCCATTCCATAATCATATAGTGTTCCCAGCAGCTATCTTATCTGCTCCATTTTATGATATAAATCAATCAAAAAGTGCTAATTATGGTGGTATAGGAGCTGTTATTGCTCACGAAATTAGTCACGCTTTTGATAATAATGGTTCTCAATTTGATGAAAATGGAAGTTTAAATAATTGATGAACTGATCAAGATCGCACAAACTTTGAACAAAAAGTTCAAGCAGTAGTAGAATTATTTGATCAAAGAGAAACATGAGTTGGACCAGTTAATGGAAAATTAACTGTATCAGAAAATATTGCTGATATAGGTGGATTTTTATGTGCCTTAGAAGCAGCACAATTAGAAGAAGATTTTAATGCTAAAGAATTTTTTGATAGTTGAGTAACTATTTGAAGAGCTATTTATAAAGAAGGAGCAGCTAAGAGATTATTAGAAAATGATGTTCATGCTCCTGCAAAAGAAAGAGGAAATGTGCAGTTAATGAACTGTGATTTATTTAATGAATATTTTGACCTACAACCTGAAGATCAAATGTATTTAGCTCCAGAAAAAAGAATTAAAATTTGATAG
- a CDS encoding IS1634 family transposase, whose protein sequence is MKKEKWIIVRSKRKDTYYITAAISNGHARGYKRSIGLGNLEKLEKSTKDPINLLKEACVSWDPEWPKDKILQEVNKVLKNSVVESKVVNYGHQVLFNTIDDLDIFEKTKETRSKELIKILKFIISTRILKQQSLIKTFESIPDYEIEFDSKKTTFYNSLDYLSDNKTTILKNINNSLISKNLRSVDVMWFDSSTVYFETFTSLGLKHPGYSKDGKFKEDQIVVGLITDENGIPIHYKLFKGNTADPNTFIPFINEIKKIYNLRMVTIIADRGMSTNKNIRFLEQNNIDFIISYRLKIATKRTKLFAQDPEGYVDLDNFKFKEETYESLWQKKRPNGRTRRRIITYSEKRAKKDKQDRQILIDNFNKKAKNGIVAQADLLAGKKYKFFKEIENGKTTSYKLDYEKIERDKKFDGLYAYETSRHDLTVQDVVDLYAKQWQVEENFRTLKNALRIRPVYVRSDKHIEGYFLLCFISLVLMRYLLTLVNKNLEPVLGVKNERFTNTRLIKAILSANKYVEVINSKIITEKLIENKDNMQYLNDFAIIKKILETQKP, encoded by the coding sequence ATGAAAAAAGAAAAGTGAATTATTGTTAGAAGTAAAAGAAAAGACACATACTACATCACAGCAGCTATCTCAAATGGTCATGCTAGAGGTTATAAGAGAAGTATTGGTTTGGGGAATTTAGAAAAATTAGAAAAATCTACAAAAGACCCAATTAATCTCTTAAAAGAAGCTTGTGTTAGTTGAGATCCTGAATGACCTAAAGACAAAATTTTGCAAGAAGTAAATAAAGTTCTTAAAAATTCAGTTGTTGAATCAAAAGTTGTTAATTATGGTCATCAAGTTTTATTTAACACAATTGATGACTTGGATATTTTTGAGAAGACAAAAGAAACAAGATCAAAAGAATTAATAAAAATATTGAAATTTATAATTTCAACACGTATCCTAAAACAACAAAGTCTTATTAAAACTTTTGAAAGTATTCCTGATTATGAAATTGAATTTGATTCAAAAAAGACTACATTTTACAACTCTTTAGATTATCTTTCAGATAATAAAACAACTATTTTAAAAAACATCAATAATTCATTAATTTCTAAAAACCTAAGATCTGTTGATGTTATGTGATTTGATTCATCAACTGTATATTTTGAAACTTTTACAAGTTTAGGTCTTAAACACCCTGGATATTCAAAAGATGGAAAATTCAAAGAAGATCAAATTGTAGTGGGTTTAATCACTGATGAAAATGGTATTCCAATCCATTACAAATTATTTAAAGGCAATACAGCTGACCCAAATACTTTCATTCCATTTATCAACGAAATCAAGAAAATTTACAACCTTAGAATGGTTACAATAATTGCTGATAGAGGAATGAGTACCAATAAAAACATTAGATTCCTAGAACAAAATAATATTGATTTTATAATCTCTTACAGATTAAAAATCGCTACTAAAAGAACTAAATTATTCGCTCAAGATCCTGAAGGATATGTTGATTTAGATAATTTTAAATTTAAAGAAGAAACTTATGAATCGCTATGACAGAAAAAACGTCCAAACGGAAGAACTAGACGTAGAATAATAACTTATAGTGAAAAACGTGCTAAAAAAGATAAACAAGATAGACAAATTCTTATTGATAATTTCAATAAAAAAGCTAAAAATGGTATTGTTGCTCAAGCTGATTTGCTTGCTGGTAAAAAATACAAATTCTTTAAAGAAATTGAAAATGGTAAAACAACTTCATACAAGTTAGATTATGAAAAAATCGAGAGAGATAAAAAGTTTGATGGTTTATACGCTTACGAAACATCAAGACACGATCTTACAGTTCAAGATGTTGTTGATTTATATGCAAAACAATGACAAGTTGAAGAAAACTTTAGAACATTAAAAAACGCTTTAAGAATCAGACCTGTGTATGTGCGAAGTGACAAACACATTGAAGGATATTTTCTTTTATGCTTTATATCATTGGTTCTTATGAGATATTTACTAACTTTAGTAAATAAAAACTTAGAACCTGTATTAGGTGTTAAAAACGAAAGATTTACTAACACAAGATTAATAAAAGCAATTTTAAGTGCTAATAAATATGTTGAAGTGATAAATTCAAAAATTATCACTGAAAAATTAATAGAAAATAAAGATAATATGCAATATTTAAATGATTTTGCTATTATCAAAAAGATATTAGAAACTCAAAAACCTTAA